A genomic region of Acidobacteriota bacterium contains the following coding sequences:
- a CDS encoding BON domain-containing protein, with protein sequence MKKMTIAALVLSVFFVATACTSLNQVTPAQWDDEAIEAEVRAKIAEDVPEKTFAVEVDVDDGVVYLDGHAESRSQARLIADAANDVEGVKRVVNRIHVE encoded by the coding sequence ATGAAAAAAATGACCATTGCAGCACTCGTGCTGAGCGTTTTCTTCGTGGCCACCGCATGCACGTCGCTGAACCAGGTGACGCCGGCACAGTGGGACGACGAAGCGATCGAAGCCGAGGTGAGAGCGAAGATCGCTGAAGACGTTCCGGAAAAGACCTTCGCCGTGGAAGTCGACGTCGATGATGGAGTCGTCTATCTCGACGGTCACGCGGAGAGCAGGAGTCAGGCTCGCCTGATTGCGGACGCCGCGAATGACGTCGAAGGTGTGAAGCGCGTCGTCAACCGGATTCACGTCGAGTAA
- a CDS encoding ATP-grasp domain-containing protein produces MSILCISSFFKGNRFLQTCKELGCRTYLLTVEKKLQEPWAREYLDDIWGLPDFENRDALARSVAWLFREHDFDRLAPLDDFDVERVAWLREYFRIPGMGETTARYFRDKLAMRSRARDRGIPIPRFAAMTNHARISRFLESVPPPWLIKPRSEASAIGIRKVGSAEEAWKVIDVLGDEQSRYLIEEMLPGSIYHVDSIVWEREVVFAEASRYWTPPFEIMHGGGVFATTTMDRADALTRSLLEHNRKVARELGFVRGVLHTEFLKKPDDDTFYFVETAARVGGANIAELVEAATGVNLWAEWAKIEIAQDELPYQPPVSERNYAALVVSLAKDERPDTSSFDDPEIWFRLDKKNHVGFVLKSTSRERVESLLEDYVRRIHEQHQMSLPPPASATD; encoded by the coding sequence ATGAGCATCCTCTGCATCTCGAGCTTCTTCAAGGGGAACCGGTTTCTGCAGACCTGCAAGGAGCTCGGATGCAGGACCTACCTCTTGACGGTCGAAAAGAAACTGCAGGAGCCCTGGGCGCGGGAGTACCTCGACGACATCTGGGGGCTGCCGGACTTCGAGAATCGGGACGCGCTCGCCCGAAGCGTCGCATGGCTCTTCCGCGAGCACGACTTCGACCGGCTCGCTCCCCTGGACGACTTCGACGTCGAGCGCGTGGCATGGCTGAGGGAGTACTTCCGGATCCCCGGTATGGGTGAGACCACCGCACGCTACTTCCGCGACAAGCTCGCCATGCGATCCCGCGCACGCGATCGCGGCATTCCGATCCCGCGATTCGCCGCGATGACCAACCACGCGAGAATCTCCCGCTTTCTGGAATCGGTTCCTCCGCCGTGGCTCATCAAGCCGCGATCGGAAGCCTCGGCAATCGGAATCCGCAAAGTCGGCAGCGCCGAGGAGGCATGGAAAGTCATCGATGTACTCGGCGACGAGCAGTCCCGCTACCTCATCGAAGAGATGCTTCCCGGGTCGATTTACCACGTCGATTCGATCGTATGGGAGCGGGAGGTCGTCTTCGCCGAGGCGAGCCGTTACTGGACTCCCCCCTTCGAGATCATGCACGGGGGCGGAGTCTTCGCGACGACGACGATGGATCGTGCGGACGCGCTGACCCGCTCGCTCCTCGAGCACAACCGTAAGGTTGCCCGCGAGCTCGGCTTCGTTCGAGGTGTTCTTCACACAGAGTTTTTGAAGAAGCCGGACGACGACACCTTCTACTTCGTCGAAACAGCAGCAAGAGTCGGCGGAGCAAACATCGCCGAGCTCGTCGAGGCTGCGACCGGAGTCAACCTGTGGGCAGAATGGGCAAAGATCGAGATCGCCCAGGATGAGCTTCCCTACCAGCCGCCCGTGTCCGAGCGTAATTACGCAGCGCTGGTCGTCTCGCTCGCCAAGGACGAGCGGCCCGATACTTCATCGTTCGACGACCCGGAGATCTGGTTCCGCCTCGACAAGAAGAATCATGTCGGTTTCGTTCTGAAATCGACCTCGAGGGAGAGAGTCGAGAGCCTGCTCGAAGACTACGTAAGGAGAATCCACGAGCAGCATCAGATGTCACTCCCGCCGCCAGCTTCGGCAACTGACTGA